From the Candidatus Neomarinimicrobiota bacterium genome, the window CGAATATAGCTCTTCACTTTGGAGACACTCCGTTCTGTATCGAGATTAACAGCAAGAACACGGAAACCTTCATCACCGAACTCATCCTGTAGCTTGTCCAGGTGTGGCATCTCTTTCAGGCAAGGGCTACACCAGAGCGCCCAGTAATCAATTAGGATAGGTCCTTGCTGAATGAGATCTTTTAGGAGGACTGACTGCCCGTTCATCAACTTGAATTTCAGGGGCGGAGCGATGCCAAACTGGCCGTTGAGCACCGAAAGAAAAAGTATAAGGGAAGCCAGGAATCTCTTCAAGAAAATCCTCTCAGTTTGCTGCGGTTAATCTCTGTTCTCCGGTAAGCCCCTTTTCGAGGAACTGGATGAACTTGCGGGTATCCCGCGTAAGGCCGGGGAAACGGGCAATCTCTTCACTGTCCGGACTGAGGATAACGTAGAATGGAAGAGCAGCTGTACCGAATCGGTCAATCTCCATCTGTTGATACTCCATACGGCGAGGCCCGCTGTCAGTAAAAAGTTCAATGAGAATGTAATTCTC encodes:
- a CDS encoding TlpA family protein disulfide reductase yields the protein MKRFLASLILFLSVLNGQFGIAPPLKFKLMNGQSVLLKDLIQQGPILIDYWALWCSPCLKEMPHLDKLQDEFGDEGFRVLAVNLDTERSVSKVKSYIRSKGYDLEVALDPAQETYRMLNGKAMPYSLLVDRTGKIIYRHSGYAPGDEKVLWQKVEALVHASPDNS